The Sporomusaceae bacterium FL31 sequence AAAGAACTCTTTAGGCCGTTTATCCTGATTCCAGGAGACAAAAACAGCCGCTACACCGACCAGCATGGTTAAAAACAGCAGCGGCAAAGAGATGCCATCCACACCTAAAGCATAGTGTACGCCTAACTCGGGAATCCATGCGATAGTCTCGGTATATTGCATCCCTCCGAGACTAAAATCATAAGCCCAATAAGCATAAGCGGCTAACAGAAAGGCTATACTCATGGTTACTGCAGCAACCAGTTTGACTGTTTTATTCGCTTCACGGGGCAGGCATGCCATGACCAGCATGCCGCAAATTGGAATCAACAAGATTGCCGTTAACAAAGGAAAACTGCTCATCTAACCAGCACCTCCCAGCATGACGCTATTAAACGCCGGCTCAATCAGCACTAACCAAACCGCTAGCAGTAAAATCGCACCAAATAACACCAACCCATACTGTTGGACTTGCCCGGTCTGCCACTTACGCAATCCGTCTCCCAGCCGCAGTGTCAATTTAGCCAATCCATTCACAATACCGTCGATAAGATAGAGATCAATCCAGTATAACAGCCTGCCAAACCCATCCACAATGGTCTGATTGAGCCACTGGTAGGCCTCATCAATATAATATTTGTGATAACTTAGCTGATATAATCCTGGATAACGCCAGGCCAGCCGGTCAGAGGACACCCGGCCGCTGCCATAAATAAACCAAGCCAGCGCCATCGCCAGTATGGCTAAAATCGTAGAGGTGGCGGCAATGTTCCAGTCTATTCCGGCATGATGAGCGGCGCCAAAGCGAACCCATTCACCAAAATGATAGCTATACGGTATAGCCCCGCCAATGATCGCCAGAATGCCTAATACCACCAGCGGAATACACATGGATAACGGAGCCTCGTGCGGATGATTATCCGGTTTTTCTGGTCCAAAGAACACAACAATCAGCAACCTGGACATATAAAAGGCCGTCATGGCTGAAGTGACAACCGCAATGACATATAGCGGCAGACTGACCTCAGAGACTGCCAGCAAAATTTCATCCTTTGAAAAGAAACCGGCAAATGGGGGAATGCCGGCAATCGCAAGCACACCAATGGTCATCGCCGCAAAGGTTACTGGCATCTTATGCCGCAACCCGCCCATTTCAAAAATATCATTTTTATCATTAAGACCATGAATCACCGCACCGGCCGCTAAAAACATCAGTGCTTTAAAAAAGGCATGAGTCATCAGGTGAAACATGGATGCCGTGACACTGCCAACTCCCAATGCCAGCATCATATAGCCCAGCTGGCTGACTGTAGAATAAGCTAAAATCCGCTTAATCTCCCGCTGCGTTAGGGCAATGCTGGCAGCAAAGCAGGCGGTAATGGCTCCCACCCAAGCCACCACCTCTAGTACATGAGGCAGCAGATCAAACAGGAAAAACATTCTGGCCACTAAATAGACTCCGGCAACCACCATCGTAGCCGCATGGATCAGTGCCGACACCGGCGTAGGGCCTTCCATGGCATCCGGCAGCCAGACATGTAAGGGGAATTGGCCTGATTTGCCAATCGGACCCAGAAAAATCAATAAACCCACAATAGTCAACAGTCCTGTGCCGCTCTGCTGAATATAGGCAGGGATACTCAGGCCAAGCTGCTGAAAGTCTAATGTGCCAAAAAGTATCTGGAGCAGGAGAATTCCAAGCAACAGGCCAAAATCGCCAATTCTGGTGGTAATAAACGCTTTTTTCGCAGCCTCACGGGCCGATACTTTATAGAAATAATAACCAATCAGTAAGTACGACGATAAACCGACCAGTTCCCAGAAGATGAACATTTGCACAAAATTGACGGCAATCACTAATCCCAGCATGGCAGCAACAAACAGCGACAGATAGGCATAAAATCGTCCAAAGCCGGAATCGCCCCGCATATAGCCAATGGAATAGATTTGCACCATCAGGGAGACCAAGGTAACCACCATCAGCATCATGGCCGAAATTGGATCAATATAGACCCCCATATCAATGGAAAGTCCGGAAATACTTACCCAGGGAATGCGTTGAATAAATGGATGCTCAACGGAAATACCCTGAGACAGTACGGCCTGACAGACGCCAATGGCCAAAATTAAACTGATACTGCTGACACTGAGCGCCACTGCCGCTGACAAAACTGGTACCCGGCGCAGCAGCAATCCAATGATGATAAAGGATAATGCCGGCAATAAAGGAATAAGCCAGGCATGCTGGAGTGCATATTCACTAAACATATTTTCACCTACTCTCTATTGCCATTACTACCAGCGC is a genomic window containing:
- a CDS encoding NADH-quinone oxidoreductase subunit L — encoded protein: MFSEYALQHAWLIPLLPALSFIIIGLLLRRVPVLSAAVALSVSSISLILAIGVCQAVLSQGISVEHPFIQRIPWVSISGLSIDMGVYIDPISAMMLMVVTLVSLMVQIYSIGYMRGDSGFGRFYAYLSLFVAAMLGLVIAVNFVQMFIFWELVGLSSYLLIGYYFYKVSAREAAKKAFITTRIGDFGLLLGILLLQILFGTLDFQQLGLSIPAYIQQSGTGLLTIVGLLIFLGPIGKSGQFPLHVWLPDAMEGPTPVSALIHAATMVVAGVYLVARMFFLFDLLPHVLEVVAWVGAITACFAASIALTQREIKRILAYSTVSQLGYMMLALGVGSVTASMFHLMTHAFFKALMFLAAGAVIHGLNDKNDIFEMGGLRHKMPVTFAAMTIGVLAIAGIPPFAGFFSKDEILLAVSEVSLPLYVIAVVTSAMTAFYMSRLLIVVFFGPEKPDNHPHEAPLSMCIPLVVLGILAIIGGAIPYSYHFGEWVRFGAAHHAGIDWNIAATSTILAILAMALAWFIYGSGRVSSDRLAWRYPGLYQLSYHKYYIDEAYQWLNQTIVDGFGRLLYWIDLYLIDGIVNGLAKLTLRLGDGLRKWQTGQVQQYGLVLFGAILLLAVWLVLIEPAFNSVMLGGAG